A genomic stretch from Microplitis mediator isolate UGA2020A chromosome 10, iyMicMedi2.1, whole genome shotgun sequence includes:
- the LOC130675907 gene encoding uncharacterized protein LOC130675907 yields MNVIVQGWQSVSAATEQSELAITGNKLAYSNLEITVNAFVEDYNSTVNFIRSTIEATNTKLRTEVTPVIFAFGRTGSGKSSTLIGDPARKIPGLASSLFPDAAPDDLRFRVQEWSSKTTKRNHFRDIVRTQDPAVTERSFIPWNELTWEEFSEFWPTLERRTVKDNGVHQKSSRGVLIIEIERKSTEKKVFLIDIPGLQRKERDQGGDHQPSPVTKWISSMTTSFMMYLRKDSSADPVWLEIDAVFPDKTVAFLLACIKRPYIRKNVYSTINFLHGFKDLRPGDWRPGGSRQSISPAPHRRQRPDQVSPSRNLLQVPAITVDAAAPAMSRDIFEELIEQMRDLSINKFNQLGADVENNHAAITEIHAAVTENLAAITENNAAITENNAAITENNAAITENNAAINELRELHDADLDILKVQYQDSINELRDLHVADINNLKVTYEAKIDELTVRYDAQINNLLAAFNQLQTRHDAEIRDLRAQLENQQREHRQSIVTPPRASPPPQDVQADAAPVEQQQPEEENRQSESARESSSTNQSNSPRDSSQDDFPDVTFTSSASPGSEISGADESAIASPAPPVPSCSSESPENAQRSRYALRSRSNVRDSIIHNFLGDHVSGRRPAVLPSSSSSDDDDSDARKTSLMLRTLKLDDPQRARINYTSTLSFAVDDANLYANTNFADHIGWHGRSTTYWKCKTCDKPFKSWAVILHVWACHLDGLLKCDVEGCDFVCRSHTTMRLHSTTH; encoded by the exons ATGAACGTCATAGTTCAAGGATGGCAGAGCGTTTCTGCCGCTACTGAACAGTCCGAACTGGCGATAACCGGAAATAAGTTAGCCTATTCTAATTTGGAAATTACGGTTAACGCTTTCGTCGAAGACTACAATTCCACTGTAAACTTCATACGGTCAACCATCGAAGCTACCAATACCAAGCTTCGGACCGAAGTAACGCCAGTCATTTTTGCTTTCGGCCGAACTGGATCCGGGAAGTCTTCAACCTTGATCGGTGACCCGGCACGGAAAATTCCAGGCCTGGCTTCATCTTTGTTTCCCGATGCAGCTCCAGACGATCTTCGTTTCCG AGTACAAGAATGGTCATCGAAGACAACGAAGCGAAACCATTTCCGGGACATCGTGCGTACCCAGGACCCTGCTGTTACGGAACGTTCCTTTATCCCTTGGAACGAGTTGACGTGGGAGGAATTCAGCGAATTTTGGCCGACGTTAGAAAGACGTACTGTAAAGGATAACGGAGTCCATCAAAAGTCATCCCGTGGAgttttaattatcgaaatt GAGCGAAAATCCACGGAAAAAAAGGTTTTCCTCATCGACATTCCTGGGTTACAAAGGAAAGAACGTGATCAGGGAGGTGATCATCAGCCATCTCCCGTCACCAAGTGGATTTCATCGATGACGACGTCCTTCATGATGTATTTGAGAAAGGACTCGTCGGCTGATCCAGTCTGGCTGGAAATCGATGCGGTTTTTCCGGATAAGACAGTCGCATTTCTGTTGGCGTGTATTAAGCGTccatatataagaaaaaatgtcTATTCGACGATTAACTTTTTGCACGGGTTCAAAGACTTGCGGCCGGGCGATTGGCGACCTGGCGGTTCAAGACAATCAATTTCTCCGGCACCGCACAGAAGACAGCGGCCAGATCAAGTATCTCCATCGAGGAACTTACTGCAAGTTCCAGCAATTACAGTCGATGCCGCCGCTCCAGCAATGTCCCGTGATATATTTGAAGAGCTCATTGAACAGATGAGGGACTTGagcatcaataaatttaaccaACTCGGTGCTGATGTCGAAAATAACCATGCTGCAATCACCGAAATCCATGCTGCAGTCACTGAAAACCTTGCTGCAATCACCGAAAACAATGCTGCAATCACCGAAAACAATGCTGCAATCACCGAAAACAATGCTGCAATCACCGAAAACAATGCTGCAATTAACGAACTGAGAGAATTACACGATGCTGATTTAGACATTCTCAAAGTTCAATACCAGGATTCGATCAACGAACTGAGAGATTTACATGTTGCTGATATCAACAACCTCAAAGTTACTTACGAGGCTAAGATCGACGAACTTACAGTTCGATACGATGCTCAGATTAACAATCTCCTTGCTGCGTTCAACCAACTTCAAACCCGACACGATGCAGAAATACGAGATTTAAGAGCCCAATTGGAGAATCAGCAAAGGGAGCACCGCCAATCTATCGTGACACCACCTAGAGCATCACCTCCACCTCAAGATGTACAAGCGGATGCAGCTCCAGTCGAACAACAACAGCCTGAAGAAGAAAATCGGCAGTCAGAATCAGCTCGTGAATCGAGTAGTACAAATCAGTCTAATTCACCACGAGATTCGTCACAAGATGATTTTCCGGATGTGACGTTTACTTCTTCAGCCTCACCTGGCAGTGAGATTTCTGGTGCTGATGAGTCGGCTATCGCATCTCCAGCTCCACCAGTACCTAGTTGCTCGTCAGAATCTCCAGAAAATGCTCAGCGTTCTAGGTACGCCCTGAGGTCACGATCTAACGTTCGGGATAGTATCATCCATAACTTCCTCGGCGATCACGTGAGTGGCCGTAGACCCGCTGTTTTACCGTCCAGTAGTTCAAGTGATGACGATGACAGCGATGCAAGAAAAACAAGTTTGATGCTGCGTACGTTAAAATTAGATGACCCCCAACGAGCAAGGATCAACTACACATCAACGCTATCCTTTGCTGTCGACGACGCAAATCTGTACGCGAACACCAATTTCGCGGATCACATCGGTTGGCACGGAAGATCAACAACGTATTGGAAGTGCAAGACATGCGATAAACCTTTCAAGTCATGGGCAGTTATTCTCCATGTCTGGGCATGTCATCTCGATGGATTACTCAAATGCGATGTAGAAGGATGCGACTTCGTTTGCCGTAGCCACACTACAATGAGACTCCACTCCACCACACATTAA